From uncultured Pseudodesulfovibrio sp.:
TTGGGAATACCCGTGAGATTATCGAAAATGCCTTTCAGGAAGGGTTGCTCAGGGAATTGCCCATGCTTGAACGGTTTTTGCCAACATTGAACGTACTTGCGGCGGTTGCGCCACTTCTGGGCCTGCTCGGTACGGTGACCGGTATGATCAATACTTTCCAGATTATTACTGTCTATGGCACAGGCGACCCTCGTATGATGTCGGGCGGCATTTCTGAAGCTCTTGTTACGACCCAACTCGGTCTTGCCGTGGCTGTACCCATCATGATCTTGCATCACATACTTGAGCGACGGGTGGACAGGATTATCGGTGATATGGAGGAGAAGGGAACCGGTTTTGCCGTGGCACTTATGAAGTTGGGCAAGATCAAAAAACGGGAGGAGTACGATGCAGCTGCATAATCTTACGGAACGAATGGCAGATTACTTTCAGGCCGGTGGGGATATTATGGTTCCCCTGTTTACGCTTTCTTTGATTATGTGGACTCTGGCTATCGTTAAAATTATTCGATTTGTGAGAGAGCAGCGTAAGGAAACCTCTCCCGAGCAGAGTTGTGACCTTTTTCAGGGGGAAAGCAGTGTATGCAAGGCTGGTATCGCTCAGTGGCAATGGGACATACTCTCCCAGTATATGGAGCAGAAATGCGATGATTCGGAGTTGAATCGGGAAATGCTGGAAGCCATGCGTATGCGTCAGGAAGTTAAGTCCATGCGCTATATTGGGACGATTTTGATTCTTGCGGCCGTGGCTCCACTTCTTGGCTTGCTGGGTACCGTTACTGGCATGATTACAACATTTGATGTCATTTCTCAGTTTGGAACGGGGAACGCACGCGCTTTGGCCTCCGGTATTTCCGAAGCTCTTGTCACTACGCAGAGCGGCTTGGTGGTCGCTGTTCCCGGACTTTTGCTGGGAGGGTTTCTCTTTCAGCGAGCTCAGAAATTCAAGGGCCGTATGGAATTGTTTTGTATAGGTTTGCAACATCAGACAGAAGTGTCCGCAAGGTAAGGAATACGTGATGAAAAGTATTCGTTATGCTCGTGGAGCCAGATCGCGCAAGAGTGAGATCAATATGACCCCACTCATTGATATGGTGTTCATTCTGCTTATCTTTTTTATCGTAACAACGAGTTTTGTGCGTGAATCCGGTGTAGATGTTCAACGCCCTTCGGCACAGTCTGCTGAAACCAAGGAAAAAGCCAATGTCTTGTTAGGCTTGACCAGTGATGGGCAGATTTTTGTTGAGGGTAGATCTCTCGATATTCGGTCGGTACGTGCATATATGGAACGTTTTCTCGCAGAAATGCCGGAAGGTTCCGTGGTTATTGTTGCCGATAAGGAAAGTATGACCGGAAATGCCGTGCAGGTGTTGGACCAATGCCGTTTGGCTGGGGTCAAAAACATTAGCATTGCGGCAAGGAAGCAATGATGATTGCGCGAAATAGAGGTGCCGGAGAGTTCGTAGCATCATGCTTGGGAGCGGTTCTCATGGCGGGGATGATCTATGTCTGTGTGTTGATGCTTAATGATGCTCCGGTTCCTAAGGGGATGACCGTTGTGGACGGAGCAATTCGTCTTGCTCAGCCGCAACAGGACAAGCTTGAACCAGAATTACAACGTAAGAAACTGGATGAAACCAAGCCACCCAAGCAGCTTCCCAAGTTGTTTTCGACGACGGCAAAGAATAAGCCCACAAAACCAGCCATGACAATGAAGACTCCCGCGTTTTCTACCGATATGTACCCCGGATTGGCTGGGGGGATTGCCCTTCCTTCCGGTGATTTTGGAGGTATCGGTTTTGCTATGGATGAAGTGGATGAAATTCCGCAGGTTTTGCGGAGCGTCCCTCCTGATTATCCCTATGTCGCCAAAAGAAACAGAGTCGAAGGAGAGGTTGTTGTTCGTATGCTCGTCACAGCGAAAGGCAAGCCGCAAAATCTTTCCATCAATTCTTCAACCCCGGCAGGCATTTTTGATGATGCCGCACTGAGGGCCGCCAAACGCTGGCGTTTTCAGCCGGGTAAGTACAAGGGGGAAGCCGTAGATACTTGGGTTCTTCTTCCCTTTGTCTTCGAGCTGACACAATGATTATGACCCGAATTTTTCCACTTCTTTTGCTCTTGATGTTTTTTGCAGGGGTAGCCAATGCTGCGGATCGAATCCCTCCACAGGCGCGTCAGGTTTTGCATAAGGCGCAGATGTGCATGGACGATTCTCAGTTGGCAGACGCTGTTACTGTTTTGCATGAGTACATGGCGCAAACGGACGAAGCGATTCCTTTGCAGGTTTATCTTATGCTCGGCGGAGTGCATCACAAAGATGGTGCCAAGGGAAAAGCCTTAAAGGCGTTTCGTGACGGATTAAAGGCGTACCCTGAGAGTGAATTGTTGGCTCGAAATAGTGCCGTGACCTGCTATGAACTTGAACGCTACGCAGAAGCGGGGCAACTTTTTGAAAAAGCTCATTCTCTTTTGTCGCCACCGAAGCCGGTTCTTCTGTTTCAGGCAGGGTCGGCCTATTATAGCGGTGAAGATTATACTGCTGCCGCCCGAGTCATGAGTCGGCTTCTTTCCATGGAACAGACCCCAAAAAAAGAGTGGGTACGGCTCGCCGTGCACTCTCATCTAGAGGCTGGTCAGTTTAAGAAGGCGGAATCGATGTTGCGCAAATACTTGTCAAAGAACCCGAATGAGGCTCCTTACTGGGAGTTACTCGCCAAGCTTCATCTTGACAGGGAAGAATATGAAAAGGCCGCCAGTGCATTGGAAATATGCTATCGTCTTCGCCCTTCGTCGCCAAAGGAGCTTGAGCGACTGGCGTCGTTGTATGCTTATTCAAATGCTCCATTGATGGCGTCGGCCACTTTGAAGCGAGCCTATCCCGGTGTGTCTGATACTGATAAATCCATGAAGATTGCGTTGTTGTCTGCCTCTGCCGGTCGATCCGAAGAAGCTATACGTCAACTTTCGCGATTGGGTAATTCAGCCTCTGTGGCTGAAAAGAAAGGCCATATTTTATATCAGGCCCGTCGGTTTACTGAGGCCGAAAAAATGTTTGAAAGGGTTGTCCAACGTGATGTAAAGTCTGGAGATAGTTTGTATTTTCTAGCCATGTGCGCGTGGGAAAAACGTGATTGGAATACTGCCAAATCGTTTTTGAAAAGATTATCGGGGAACAAGAAATTCAGTCGTCGTGTTATTCCTCCTCTCGCGGTAATTGATGATCTTGAGGTTGCCCGGAAAGAAGCGCTTAACTAAGCGGGCGGTATCTTCAATCAAAAAGCCCCGGCTCAATAGCGAGTCGGGGCTTTAACTGTTTTGTTGGCCTACAGAAGACCCTGTCGTCGTTTTTTTTACGATGACAAAAGTCGTTGGTTGAAGTGGAGCAGGCCTGCTCAAGGTATACGTCTTGGACGTCAGGCCCGTACACGTGCCGGGGTTATTGTGAAGTGTAGCATTTTGAATGCTTTGGCTATGTTGGGGATATAGGACATGAATTTGGACATGATATCCCATCGATGTTTTTCTTGGTCCATGTAGTATGAAACATCTTGCAGGCGCAGGTTGGAGGCCCACTTCTCAGGCAGTGAGTTGTCATTAAGGCCCCATTGAAAGCGTGCATTGGTATGTTTTACCGTGTCGTGACGAGACGACATTTTGCACCCTAATTCTGTGCAGGCATCAAAAACGAGTTCTCCAGGTGACAGGGAACGCGCAATTTCTTCCAAAACCGGACGCACTTCTTCTTCCTTGAAATACATGAGCACTCCCTCAGAGAGAACAAGAATATTCGCTTCAGGGTGTGTGTGTTGGATGTCCTGAATCCAGGATGTGTCAAACATCGACTTATGTATTGAGTTATTTTGCTCGTCAGGAGGTAGAAGTTTATCACGAAGTTCCATGACTTCAGGCAAATCTACATTGTAGTAGGTGGCTTTATCCATGCCGACTCTGTAGGAACGGCTGTCGAGTCCGCATCCAAGATTGACGACCACAGGATCAGCTTTTTTTTCGATGAATTTTCGGGTGATATCATCGAAGTGCCTGACTCGAATGCAGGTGCCGATTTGACTACGAACAGCCTTGTCGTACTTGGAAAAATCGTAATCAATGGATTCAACAATGCGGCATGCTTCCTGATCTTCGATAATCCCGTCCTGTCTTTGGGTTTCAAGGCAACGCATATAGAGGGTGATGAACAGTGTGTCTGCCACTGCATCTGAGATATTTCCGGTAATCACTTTTGACATTGATATTCCTTTGTTATGATTATTTGAGCTGTAGAGAAAGATAGCCGATCTTTATTTTGACAGGCGTGTTCATACAACCCGTGAAGAAAGCATTGATTCTGTTTCTTGAAAGTGCTGTATATTTTTCATTAATGAAAATGACATTCAACCTCAACTGTTGTCAATATTTATACGTAACGAAAGTTAATTGATTGAAATTCGGGGCTATGCTCAATTTCGTATGAAAATAATCGGCTATTGGGTGCACATGAATTGTTTCGCCAAGATCGTCTTGAAATAGATGAATCTGTAAAGTAGTTCTTTGGCAACAACGAGGAGTTGGAGTTAGAATGAAAATTGCTGTTCCAAGTACGCTTCCCAATCTGGATGGTCATATTGAATGCAAGTTGGGCACTGCTGCCTACCTGTTGGTGGTAGATACCGATGATATGTCTTTCGAAGTGATGGAAGGTCCTCCTCGTTCTTCCGGGGCAGGGGCAGGGCTCATGGTTTTGACGCAAGTGGTCAACATGGGGGTGCAGGTTGTCCTTGTGGAATATATTGCTCCAAATATTATCGGAGTTTTAAAGAAACAAGGTATTGAAGTCGTTTCTTCGGTCTCTGGACCTGTTGGTGAGGCAATTACAAACTATATGCAATCTCGATCATCCGTGGGTGAGAAAAAAAGAACAAAGGATGGTGATGACGCAGTCCCCAGACAGGCCGTATGGAGTGAAGCGTTGCGAAAGGGAGGACAACAGTTTTCCACGCTTTTGCCCCGTCTTGTGGGAGTGATTTTGCTTCTGGGGTTATTTCGTGGATTCGTTTCGGAGCAAACACTGCTTTCCCTGTTTTCAAACTCACCCTTGTATGACGCTGTGTGTGGGGCTTCCATTGGAAGTTTGTTAGCGGGGAATCCCGTGAATAGTTATATTATCGGGAAAAGCCTGCTGAGTGCCGGTGTGGGCGTCGCCGGTGCAGCTGCTTTGATGTTCGCTTGGGTCAATGTCGGAATTATTCAACTCCCGGCAGAAGTGGCGGCTCTTGGTATGCGTTTTGCCTTGGTACGTAATATTGCCGGTTTTATTCTGGCTATTCTCATGGCGTTACTTTTCCTTTTGTTGGCAGGGGGCGCAGTATGAGCCAGAAGCACGTTTCTTCTTCAATGTCCGTAATGAGACCGTGGTTATTTCCTCTGGGAGTCAGCTTGCTCTATGGCCTCGGTTTTCTTTTAGAGCCAGAAAACACGGAGCGTTCATTGCATATCTGTGTGGACATGTTTCAACAGTTGGCGTTGCCTATGCTTTTTGCCGTTGTCATGATGGTGGCCTTTAATCGGTTCCTGTCCCCAACTGTGGTTGTTCGTTTTTTGGGGCGGAGCGCTGGAGCCAAGGGGATCGTGCTGTCTTCTTTGGCTGGAATCCTATCAATGGGACCAGTCTATGCGTGGTATCCGCTTTTTAAAACGTTGCGGGATAAAGGTGCATCGGTTTTCCACGTTGCCAATTTTGTTGGTTGCCGTTCCATCAAACCGGCATTGCTTCCCATTGTGGTAAGTTCTTTTGGCTGGCGATTTACCATACTTTTTCTTCTCATGAGTCTGGTCATAGCTTTAGGTGTAGCTTGCATCGTGAGTCTGGTTTGCACTGACCATGAGAAAAAGGACTCTGTGAGATGAAGTGTTTTTAAAGGCGTATGAATCGAGGGAAAAAGAGTTTTCCTTATCTGCATAATTTTTAAATATACGCCGTAACAAAGCGTCATCTGGGAATAATTAAAGATAAAAAAGAAAAGGCACTTACGAAAGAAATCGTAAGTGCCTTGATTTATCTGGTCGGGATGAGAGGATTTGAACCTCCGATCTCTGCGTCCCGAACGCAGAATGGTCTGTCTTTAACGAAATCTATTCTTGTTTAATTTACCTTCATATACTTTGTAATAATAGGATAATTTGAGTTGTTTTTTGTGATTTGAGTTTAATCAAATTTTTCATAAATTGCCTAAAATTGATCTAGGTGTTAGCAATAGGTTAGCAAAAAATGGTTGTCGGTATCAAAAAAATCTTATCTTTATTATTTGAAGGAATGTTCTATGGTCTACAATATGGTGAATTTTATTCCTGCCCAGTGGGCCTCGGGCGGGCTGCCTGAGGGGGACTTGGTGCATACATTTATATCTGAAATTGAGAAATCAGTTGAACGTATGGCAAGTGATTTTGAAAATAGTGAGATGGATGAGACTCATGAAATTGAAGAACCGTATGATAATTGTGACTCTGTAAGTAGATGTTGGCTTACTAGAAGTCATAAGGGGATTTCTGATGGTTGCTATTGCTTGGATGAAATTTTTCTCGACTATTATCCGACCTTGCATCGATCTTCTGCATTATTAACGATTTATGGATTAATGGAAAAACAATTGCAGTATGTTGTGAATAAATTGGAGGAATATTCTGGAATTAAATATAAGCGTGATAGGCAACTTAGTATAGTTGGTAGCTGTATGAAGTATCTTGAGGATGAATTCAATTGTTCCCCAGAGAAAAAGGAATCATTAAATTATATTCGTTTGGTTAGAAATCTTCTTGCTCATAACGCTGGTCAACTGGAAGAGCAGGATGAGGGTAAGTCTTCAAAGTTGTTAGAATATATTGAGAATAAAGACGAGCTAGAGATTAAGTGGGATGAATTAATGATACGAAAAGGATATTTGAGTTTCGTTATGAGTGAATTCGATGAGTATTTTTGTTTAATTAGCTCTGCAATTAAAAAATTTGATCAGGATCGTGGTGTTTCTTTGTAAATCAGTTGGGTATCCCTAGGAGATTAGATGGTATCTAAGAATACTGGGCAAAGGTTGCTTGTCAATAGGAAGCGTTGGCCAGGTGTCTATTACTACGAGAGTAGGTCTAAACGTTATCGTGGTAAGCCGGACGTTTGTTACCATATCGCCTACCGTTTAGACGGCAAACTCAAATGGGAGAAGGTCGGGTGGATGTCCGAGAAATATACCCCTCAGATTGCCGCTGACCTTCGCTCTGACCGCTTGAAGAAGGCTCGGCATGGGGAGGAGGTTAAAACCCATAAAGAGCTTCGTGAGGAGAATCGTAAGGCCAATGTCTTTTTGAGTGAGATTGCCACCGAGTATTTCAAGATTCGTGGTGAAGCATCCCAAGGGGCGAAGATAGATAAGGGGCGATATGATAACCACGTTGCCCCTGTGCTTGGCTCTCGGCCTGTGAAGAAGCTCAGCCCTCTGGACATGGAGCGGATCAAAAAGAAGATGGAAGGCATGTCTGCCGCTTCTATCTGGGGCGGCTTGGAGATAACCCGCCGGATTATCAATTTTGGTGTCAAGAATGGTCTGTGTGAGCCTCTAGGGTTCATCATTCAGATGCCCAAGCGAGATAATGAAGTAGTTGAATACCTCACTCCTGCCCAACTCAAACGCTTTTTTAAGGTACTCAAGGAATGGCCCGCGCAGGATGTGTGCAGAATGCTTGAACTGGCTATGTTCACAGGTATGCGCCGGGGCGAGATATTCAAGCTTGAAAATCGTGATGTAGATTTTCAGCAAGCCCTTATTACCTTGCGTTCTCCCAAAGGCGGGAAGACCGTATCAATCCCCATGAATGGGAAAGCCAAAGAGGTCCTTACGACTCAAATTCAATGGCGTAATGAGCATTCCCCAGAGTCTCCTTACATCTTCCCCGGAAAGGGCGGGGTGCTTCGTACTGGATGCACGGCAGTGAAGCGAATCAAGACAGAGGCGAAGCTCCCCAAGGAGTTCAGAATATTCCATGGCCTCCGTCACCATTTTGCCGTGACCCTTGCCAATTCTGGCGAATTCTCACTGGATATGATCGGGGAGTTACTGACCCACAAGGATTCATCCATGACAAAGCGGTATGGTCAATTTTTGCCTGATACGAAGAAGCAAGCCAGTGATCGGGCCGCCGAGTTGCTGTGTGGAGGAAATACGTAATAGTTAGATTGTTGTCGGATTGTTTCGTTTTTGAAAGGAGGGGTCAAAATGCCTGAATTAGTATTCGAAATGGAGTTGCTTGATTTGCAAGATCCATTTGCTAGTCGAGCAGTTGCAATTGATTTGGCTGGTGCAATGCTGTTTCCAAGAAAAAAAGATTTGAAGAAGTTTTTGCATTATAAGGCTGTGTATCTGTTGGAATCAATTTCGTTCCTTGTTGACACGGTTGGTTATTCACCGGAAGCAGCAGGAGCATTTTTTATAAAGAAAGCTACAGATTCATTTAATGGTTGGAATAATTATATGGCTGCGGTGTTGGGCACTAGGATCCCGCAGCACGGTAAAGGGGCTCCAGAATCTATAGCAAGGCATGGGTATATTGCTGGTGCTCTTTTTAGAGAGATATATTTTAATGAAGTTTCATTAAAAGGGGCAATTAAGACCTTCACCAAAGACAAGACGTCGTCTGAGATTTGGACAAGTGAAAAAAATATAATGAATAATATATGGCCAGCATATAAACCTGTGGCTCATATATGGGCAGCAATGCTTTCGTTTGAGATGCCCGAACCAGATGGTCGATATTTCGCAATAGACAAGGCAACCGTTTGTGCAGAAGAAAAAGATATTGTGCCAGAGGGAATATCTGGAGTGCTTCAATTAGCAAAGATGTTTTACGATGGGGCAGCCGAAAAGGGTATTGTTTTTAAAAATACTCATCGACCTCTTGTAGATCCTGAAACGGCTTGGAAAATTGTTTTGAATGGTTTGTAGCTCGGGCTGCATGGAGGAGATTAAATGCGAATGGTTGGTCCCGTTGATACGCGTTCATGGGGCCGAATTGCACATCCAGCGCGCTTAGTTTTCCATTGTCATATGTTTCAACAGAGCCGCCTGTCCGGCCCGCGTAAAAACCATATCTTCCCACTGTAGGCCTCTTATATAAACAATTTGATTGTGATACTTGGCGGCGATATTGCCTATTGATTTAATTCGTTTAATATTTTTTGTTTGAATAAATGCAACGAGTTGTCTTCGGGGTTAAGGCTGATAGCTTCCTCTATGTCTTTTTTTGCATTTATGAGATTCCCACTATTTACATATGCTAAGCTTCTGTTGGCATAGTATTGCCACGACTGTTCAATTTGTATTGCTTTTGATAATGATTTTATCGCTTTTTCATATTTGCCAGTTTTTATATAAAGCAACCCAAGACCATTGTAACTTCTTGAATCATGGCGGTTGATATAAATAGCTTTGTTATAGTCTGTTTCTGCCTTTTTTAGAGAGCCCATCTTTCGATATAGGTCGCCTCTTAGTGAGTGTGAAGTTGAAAAAGTATCATTTAAGCGAATGGATGTGTTGAACGAATCTAACGCGAGCTGCCTTTCACCTTTTATTTCGTATAGTGTTCCGCGAATACAATGCGCGTTGTACATGAACGAGTTTATGGATAAGGCTTTATTTATGTCTTTTTCTGACTTTTGATAATCACCAATATCAAGATAAGAAACTCCTCGGCCATAAAGAGCGTCCAAATTGATAGGATCAATACTGAGTGCTTTTGAATAATAATTTATCGCATTGTTATATTCTTCAAGTTTAACATAGGCGTTTCCACAAAATGCATAAGGGGAAGCAAGTTGTGGATTGAGTGTTATTCCTTTTGAGAATATACTGGCAGCTTTTTCAAAATGTTTTTGTCTAAAGGCTATTTTTCCGCACAATAGATACGAATCGAGAAGAACGTTGGCATTTGTTTGTTTTGTAGGTCTATTTTGAAGTATTGCTTCGCAAATATTCGATGCATCTTCGTACTTATTTTCAGTGTACAATTCTCTAACTTTTTGAAGTACTGATTCATCAAGGTCGATAGAGTTTGCCTCGCATGATTGAGTGCATATTAACGACAAGAAAATGATTAATAACAAGAGTCGAAATGTAGGCTTTTGGTGAAAAATGAATATATTTTGCATAATTATGTCGCTATTTGTCGTTTTTTTGTTTGAATTGAGAGGCGGGAATGTCTGGCAGTCTATTTGATGTTCACAACCTTGTTTGTTGAGTTGTCCTTTTTTATTGGGCCTTATGTGCCTTAGGCTTCAAACTAAGGCCTACAAGTAGTTCCAGCTTAACTACGAAACCCTCGTCGCTGCCTGGTGTCCCGTTCGCAACTGACGGAACAACCGTGCCACAAAGGCGAATTCGCTGCCATGGGCTGGCAGTAAGCAATCTCCGTTTTTGAAATCACTGTGTTGACTAAGCCTCCCTAATTTGTGTTGGTGGCGGCAGTGTATATATAAACCGTTTTCTCCAAGAGAGGTGGTCCAGTTTTCTGGGGGCACCTCTGTCTTCCCCATTGAATTTAAATTTTTGGGGGTGAGTGTCCTCCCCCCTGTTTCTGCGTCAGGCACGGGAGTTTCCTATAACAACCTTAGCCTTGAGCCCCAGCTTTAGGTCGTCATGGTTAAATGCAGAACTCATGGTTTCAATGTCATTTTTGTCCGCTCCAAGTCGACCAGCTTCGTGGGCCCAATTTCTTGTTGCTTCTGCCACCTCTTTAGCGATTTTGCGTGCTTCATTCAAATTGAGGTCAAATTCGTCTGCCACACTGTAAGCAAGATCTAAAGAAGCTGTACCATTGTACATGTCTATATAAGTGTGCAACACTCTCGGCTTGTCGTGTGTCGGCGTTGGTTCGAGATCGTAGAGTGGCGAAAGCCGCCATCCTGCGGAACCGTCGTAGAGAAAACCGTGGTTTCGAAGATGATCATCAACATTCGAGATCATGATGTTGAACACCATCCTACGCCATAAGTCCTTTTGGTCCAATGTTGTTTCAGATCCATATCGGGCCAGAATCTCGGCTAATTCAATATAGCTACCGTGGGTTCCATCAGAATAACTCAGCATACTCATGGCAGACAGGAAGGGAATTCGAATTCCTTTTTCTCTGCGGTCAAAGCGCTTGAGAAGAAGTACATTTTTATCGTTAATCTTTTCCAATCGAGTGGCAGGCGTTGGAATGCCCGCACGCTCTGCCATTTTGAAAGAGAGATACTCCCATAGCTCAACATCCCAATCATCATTTCGGCTAGGAAATTTCGCAATAAGCAGGTCGCCATTTGTATCAATGACGGAGGCCTTTGGTCGTGCCCCGCCCAAGGAGGCACCCGGATCAACAAGGTCTTTGATGTCCTGATCCAGTTCCTGGCGAGCCTGAATTCTTTCAGACGCGTTTAGAAGTCGTCTAAGGTCAACGACTGGGGGAACGCTGTCGTTTGTGTTTGCAGCCATGAAAGGGCCGTTTTTCGTTTCGGCAAAGCGCAAAGCTCCTTGTCTGGAGAAGTCGTTGACCATTAGCAAGTAGTCAGAGTCATGAAGAAGTCGAGGATTACGCTTCTCAGCTTTTGCAGCATGAGCTTCACGGCGTTTCATGAGCACTCGCCCCCACCTGTCAGGCGCAGAGTCTCCAATAGAGCCGAACAAGGATTTGCCTGCATCTGTGTGAAAAGCCCCTTCACCAACTTCCAGTGCTGGCTCAAGAGAAAATTTAGACGGAGAGTTCCTCCACTCCGGTGCATATTCAAAAGACGCACTTTCCCCTGCATTGTTGGCATGTACCCACAATGTCCCTACGGGATGAGTCCCTTCTTGGAGATCAACATAAACATATATTTCTTTGGCCATGGTGAATTCCTATGCCTTAATATCTCTGGCGCGACGAGGAATGCGCTCTTCATCTAAGGCCTGTCCTACCTTATCTTCCGAGATCTCAGCCAAGCCCATCCACTCAACACCCAGGCCAAGAGCGAAAATGACGGCTGCATAATTTCCTATGCTCACACCTGAATCACCTTTTTGAATCTTGGCCAAAGTCTCACGACTGATCCCAGCTCGATCAGCGATGGTTACCATTTTTAATCGTCTCCGGAGTCTGGCTTTCTTTAAGGAGTCACCGAGTTTTTTTAATCCGCTACGGACAGATATTGGGAGTTTCCTTTTCATTATTATGCCTATTTTAATTGCCATAAAAATTAATTACACCAAGTATAATAGTCACAAATAAGGCATGAGTCAATGCGGAGTGATATGTAAGTGAATAGTGTCAGATCCAACTCTTGGCTGTTCACATAAGAAAATGTGTAAGGCGTATCTGTTTGTAATTATTAATTTTGTGCGACTCTACGTAATGTAGGTCGATTGCTGTCTTAAGAAAGGATGGAGGCGGGGGGGGGCAAAAACGTTAGGCAGGCAGTAGGTCTTTATACATCAAAGCGTTACTTTGGGGTGGCAAAAAGCGTTACTGTATGTCGATTTTGGCATACAGTAACGGGGGGAGTAGCCGGAGAAGGGCATTTTGACCGTTTTATACATTTGGGGGTCAAACGGTTTCATTTGGTCAGGGGCTGATTCGGCAATTTGCTGTGTACCCTTTTATTCGGCTCTTCGAAATAGATCGCTAGCCTGACAATCTAAAGCATCAGCTAGTACTTTGGTGTTTAGCGCGCTAATATTGCGTTCTCCGCGTTCAACCGAGCCTACATAAGTTCTGTGTAATCCAGTCAATTCTGCGAGTCTTTCTTGCGACAAGCCTTTCTTTGTCCGTAGTTCTTTGATGGCCTTTCCAAGCTTCTTCAAGAATGTTCTTTCCTGCTTCGTGTAATTTCCAGACATGCGCATATTCCTCCAAATATTCGCATGGAAGTTTGACTTCTATAAGCCTACAGACTATAAGTATCATAATGCGGGCAAATATTAGTATAACTATTGGAGAATGCGATGGATAATAGATTTACTTACCAAGCAACGGCAGAAGAAGGAGTATGTCCTTTTTGTGGAGAATTCGTGTCCAAGGGAGCTTCTGTCTGTGGTAATTGTCAGGCTGTGCATGGGCAGCAAGTGACAGCTGGAAGCTTCTCAACCATTATTATCCTGTCAATGACAATACTCTACTCCATCAGTGCGTGGCTGATGACCGACTACGTCATTGTTGGGATGATAGTCTTTGTTGTACTAATGTACCTTCATATGTTGTGGATTGGGAAATACCGTACGACTATCGGTTGGTTTCGGGATTGATTTTAAAGGTGGTTGCCGTTGTGGTGTGTGCCATGAGATGAAGAACTAACGTCCACCTTCCCGGCCTATTGTGTAAACGAGGCTTTCTGAAATCCCATATTCCTTGGCGAGTGATGGAGCTTTTTCGCCGTCAGCGAGCCGTCTGCGAATCTGTGAACGCTTTTCATCTGACACTTTCGTGGGGCGGCCTAAACGGACGCCTTTCTTTTTTGCCTTGATGAGTCCTTCTTTGCGTCGTTCAAGAGCAACAGCTTGTTCTGCTTTGTAAATGCCTTCAATCAGATTCAATTTTTCTTCAAAGTCTGGCAATTCAGGATCGAGCTTAATGCCTTCGCGTTCAAATTCAATGCTGACGTCTTTGTCGGCGATGCGTTT
This genomic window contains:
- a CDS encoding MotA/TolQ/ExbB proton channel family protein, with product MQLHNLTERMADYFQAGGDIMVPLFTLSLIMWTLAIVKIIRFVREQRKETSPEQSCDLFQGESSVCKAGIAQWQWDILSQYMEQKCDDSELNREMLEAMRMRQEVKSMRYIGTILILAAVAPLLGLLGTVTGMITTFDVISQFGTGNARALASGISEALVTTQSGLVVAVPGLLLGGFLFQRAQKFKGRMELFCIGLQHQTEVSAR
- a CDS encoding biopolymer transporter ExbD, producing MKSIRYARGARSRKSEINMTPLIDMVFILLIFFIVTTSFVRESGVDVQRPSAQSAETKEKANVLLGLTSDGQIFVEGRSLDIRSVRAYMERFLAEMPEGSVVIVADKESMTGNAVQVLDQCRLAGVKNISIAARKQ
- a CDS encoding energy transducer TonB, coding for MIARNRGAGEFVASCLGAVLMAGMIYVCVLMLNDAPVPKGMTVVDGAIRLAQPQQDKLEPELQRKKLDETKPPKQLPKLFSTTAKNKPTKPAMTMKTPAFSTDMYPGLAGGIALPSGDFGGIGFAMDEVDEIPQVLRSVPPDYPYVAKRNRVEGEVVVRMLVTAKGKPQNLSINSSTPAGIFDDAALRAAKRWRFQPGKYKGEAVDTWVLLPFVFELTQ
- a CDS encoding tetratricopeptide repeat protein; this translates as MTRIFPLLLLLMFFAGVANAADRIPPQARQVLHKAQMCMDDSQLADAVTVLHEYMAQTDEAIPLQVYLMLGGVHHKDGAKGKALKAFRDGLKAYPESELLARNSAVTCYELERYAEAGQLFEKAHSLLSPPKPVLLFQAGSAYYSGEDYTAAARVMSRLLSMEQTPKKEWVRLAVHSHLEAGQFKKAESMLRKYLSKNPNEAPYWELLAKLHLDREEYEKAASALEICYRLRPSSPKELERLASLYAYSNAPLMASATLKRAYPGVSDTDKSMKIALLSASAGRSEEAIRQLSRLGNSASVAEKKGHILYQARRFTEAEKMFERVVQRDVKSGDSLYFLAMCAWEKRDWNTAKSFLKRLSGNKKFSRRVIPPLAVIDDLEVARKEALN
- a CDS encoding class I SAM-dependent methyltransferase; the protein is MSKVITGNISDAVADTLFITLYMRCLETQRQDGIIEDQEACRIVESIDYDFSKYDKAVRSQIGTCIRVRHFDDITRKFIEKKADPVVVNLGCGLDSRSYRVGMDKATYYNVDLPEVMELRDKLLPPDEQNNSIHKSMFDTSWIQDIQHTHPEANILVLSEGVLMYFKEEEVRPVLEEIARSLSPGELVFDACTELGCKMSSRHDTVKHTNARFQWGLNDNSLPEKWASNLRLQDVSYYMDQEKHRWDIMSKFMSYIPNIAKAFKMLHFTITPARVRA
- a CDS encoding NifB/NifX family molybdenum-iron cluster-binding protein — protein: MKIAVPSTLPNLDGHIECKLGTAAYLLVVDTDDMSFEVMEGPPRSSGAGAGLMVLTQVVNMGVQVVLVEYIAPNIIGVLKKQGIEVVSSVSGPVGEAITNYMQSRSSVGEKKRTKDGDDAVPRQAVWSEALRKGGQQFSTLLPRLVGVILLLGLFRGFVSEQTLLSLFSNSPLYDAVCGASIGSLLAGNPVNSYIIGKSLLSAGVGVAGAAALMFAWVNVGIIQLPAEVAALGMRFALVRNIAGFILAILMALLFLLLAGGAV
- a CDS encoding site-specific integrase — translated: MVSKNTGQRLLVNRKRWPGVYYYESRSKRYRGKPDVCYHIAYRLDGKLKWEKVGWMSEKYTPQIAADLRSDRLKKARHGEEVKTHKELREENRKANVFLSEIATEYFKIRGEASQGAKIDKGRYDNHVAPVLGSRPVKKLSPLDMERIKKKMEGMSAASIWGGLEITRRIINFGVKNGLCEPLGFIIQMPKRDNEVVEYLTPAQLKRFFKVLKEWPAQDVCRMLELAMFTGMRRGEIFKLENRDVDFQQALITLRSPKGGKTVSIPMNGKAKEVLTTQIQWRNEHSPESPYIFPGKGGVLRTGCTAVKRIKTEAKLPKEFRIFHGLRHHFAVTLANSGEFSLDMIGELLTHKDSSMTKRYGQFLPDTKKQASDRAAELLCGGNT